From Candidatus Rubrimentiphilum sp., one genomic window encodes:
- a CDS encoding multifunctional oxoglutarate decarboxylase/oxoglutarate dehydrogenase thiamine pyrophosphate-binding subunit/dihydrolipoyllysine-residue succinyltransferase subunit, which produces MPDTLIRVTLPEMGESVTQGSIVAWRKQVGEFVAEGDPLVEVTTDKVDVEVPATVSGVVKQILAAEGDTVDVGAALAEIDTSAKPDGAAAKPAPKAPEPKKASEPPKAAPKTPAPAGNGARTGEVVATPQARRIARQLDVDLARVRGSGPDGLILREDVDKQAASLPSASRGAQLPPLPPLPPGAVVTPIKGPAAALAAYMEQSLSIPTATSFRTIAVDTLDARRRELNAGIKSAGRSEKISFTHVIAYALVRAAHEMPYMTAHFRRDGDQPVRVEPGIHLGLAVDAERKDGTRFLVVPVIKDASSLDFAAFRNAYEDLVSKARTNKLAADDLQGASFTLTNPGGIGTSASVPRLMPGQGAIIAAGAIGYPPGFTNANEASLKSLGMTKIMQMTSTYDHRVIQGAQSGDYLRRIDELLQGKDGFYETIFASLGLKVGEVETPSAERPAVPASDEILRAVAAGMALVAAYRTHGHLAAHLDPLGSPPPGDPSLEPANWGLTPALQSAVPASVLRVKVPGNTLAEILPQLRDTYSSTIAYEVEHISNTEQREWLRDAIESGRYKIAFSDDRKIELLRRLTRVESFERYLRKIFLGQKTFSLEGLDVMVPMLEELLALLASDGTPAAVIGMAHRGRLNTIAHILNRPYEELLTEFEAAHERGELGAADVTGDVKYHQGAEGVFETPDGKKVRVTLANNPSHLEAVDPIVEGTARALQTDHSEPVAQLDPKKAVPILIHGDAAFPGQGVVAEVLNLQSLPGYTTGGTIHIISNNQIGFTTDPRDGRSTRYASDLAKGFDVPIVHVNADDLNACIWAVHLCAEFRRRFGRDAVIDVIGYRRFGHNEQDEPAYTQPEMYEKIKAHPTARELFANKLIAQGVLSAEHVQELIVDATAHLQETHRAVKSGKHDVAGMLARISAAPAIEAVPLAPASKPQLLAWSADLTRVPAGFTVNKKLLAQFERRQATVEQKGLVDWGLAEALAFASLLTQGAPVRLTGQDTERGTFSHRHAVLHDPGANREFVPLQHLNGSKASFEIHDSPLSEYACLGFEYGYSATVPKALVLWEAQFGDFDNGAQIVIDQFIVAGQAKWGQTARLTLLLPHGYEGMGPEHSSARLERFLQLTAEGNLRVANPSTAANYYHLLRQQATMPQPVPLVVMTPKSLLRHEAAAGSLDEMASGAFRPVLDDPRIEDKGKIERLLLCSGKIYYDITLNDAAKSLKKTAIVRVELLSPLPYTEINDVIATYPNLKKLIWVQEEPKNMGARAYVRRRLIERRTDKLEIDYIGRPYRASPSEGYPGAHAAEQERIVKEALTE; this is translated from the coding sequence TTGCCTGACACCCTGATCCGAGTCACGCTCCCCGAGATGGGCGAGTCGGTCACGCAAGGCTCCATCGTTGCATGGCGCAAGCAGGTCGGCGAGTTCGTTGCGGAAGGCGATCCGCTCGTCGAGGTGACGACCGACAAAGTTGACGTCGAAGTGCCGGCGACGGTTTCCGGCGTCGTGAAACAGATTTTGGCGGCCGAGGGCGACACCGTCGACGTCGGCGCGGCGCTCGCCGAGATCGACACATCCGCCAAACCAGATGGCGCTGCCGCAAAGCCGGCGCCGAAAGCTCCGGAACCGAAGAAAGCTTCCGAGCCGCCGAAAGCGGCGCCGAAGACACCGGCGCCTGCCGGAAATGGCGCTCGCACGGGCGAGGTCGTTGCCACGCCGCAAGCGCGCCGCATCGCGCGACAACTCGACGTCGATCTCGCGCGCGTGCGCGGCAGCGGTCCCGACGGATTGATTCTGCGCGAAGACGTCGACAAACAAGCTGCGTCGCTGCCGTCCGCGTCGCGCGGCGCGCAACTTCCACCGCTACCGCCGCTTCCTCCCGGCGCGGTTGTCACACCGATCAAAGGTCCGGCCGCGGCGCTGGCCGCGTACATGGAGCAGAGCCTCAGCATCCCAACCGCGACGAGCTTCCGCACGATCGCCGTCGACACGCTCGACGCGCGCCGGCGCGAACTGAACGCCGGAATTAAATCGGCGGGACGCTCGGAAAAAATTTCGTTCACGCACGTCATTGCGTACGCATTGGTGCGCGCCGCGCACGAGATGCCGTACATGACCGCGCATTTCCGGCGCGACGGCGATCAGCCGGTCCGCGTGGAGCCCGGCATTCACCTTGGCCTGGCAGTCGACGCCGAACGTAAAGACGGGACGCGCTTCTTAGTGGTTCCGGTGATCAAGGACGCCTCCTCACTCGACTTCGCGGCGTTTCGCAACGCGTACGAAGACCTCGTTTCGAAAGCGCGGACGAATAAACTCGCCGCCGACGATCTGCAAGGCGCCTCGTTCACGCTGACCAATCCCGGCGGCATCGGAACCTCGGCGTCCGTGCCGCGGCTGATGCCCGGACAGGGCGCGATTATTGCAGCGGGCGCAATCGGCTATCCGCCCGGATTTACCAACGCCAATGAGGCCTCGCTCAAATCGCTCGGCATGACCAAGATCATGCAGATGACGTCCACCTACGATCATCGCGTGATCCAGGGCGCGCAATCCGGCGATTATCTGCGCCGCATCGACGAACTGCTGCAAGGCAAAGACGGTTTTTACGAAACTATTTTTGCATCGCTCGGTCTCAAGGTTGGCGAAGTCGAAACGCCCAGCGCGGAGCGGCCGGCGGTCCCCGCGTCTGATGAAATATTGCGTGCGGTTGCAGCCGGCATGGCGCTGGTGGCCGCCTATCGCACGCACGGACACTTGGCTGCGCATCTGGATCCGCTCGGCTCGCCGCCGCCCGGCGATCCGTCACTCGAACCGGCGAATTGGGGACTCACTCCCGCGCTGCAGTCGGCGGTGCCGGCCTCGGTGCTGCGCGTCAAAGTTCCGGGCAATACGCTGGCCGAGATTTTGCCGCAGCTGCGGGACACGTACAGCTCGACGATTGCCTACGAAGTCGAGCACATCTCGAACACCGAACAGCGTGAATGGCTGCGCGATGCGATCGAATCGGGCCGGTACAAGATCGCGTTCTCCGACGATCGCAAGATCGAGTTGCTGCGCCGGCTGACTCGCGTCGAAAGCTTCGAGCGGTATCTCCGGAAAATTTTCCTCGGCCAGAAGACGTTCTCGCTCGAGGGTCTGGACGTCATGGTGCCGATGCTCGAGGAGCTTCTGGCGCTGCTGGCGAGCGACGGAACGCCGGCAGCGGTGATCGGTATGGCGCACCGCGGGCGCCTGAATACGATCGCGCACATTCTCAACCGGCCGTACGAAGAGCTGCTCACGGAGTTCGAAGCGGCGCACGAGCGCGGCGAGCTCGGTGCGGCGGACGTTACGGGCGACGTGAAGTATCATCAGGGCGCCGAAGGCGTCTTCGAAACGCCGGACGGAAAAAAAGTTCGCGTTACGCTGGCCAACAATCCGAGTCACTTGGAAGCGGTCGACCCAATCGTCGAAGGAACAGCGCGCGCACTGCAAACCGATCACTCCGAGCCGGTCGCGCAACTCGATCCGAAGAAGGCCGTTCCGATTCTGATTCACGGCGACGCAGCATTTCCCGGGCAAGGCGTCGTCGCCGAGGTACTCAATCTGCAATCGCTTCCGGGCTACACCACCGGCGGTACGATTCACATTATCTCAAACAACCAGATCGGCTTCACGACCGATCCGCGCGACGGGCGTTCGACTCGCTACGCCTCCGATCTCGCCAAAGGCTTCGACGTGCCGATTGTGCACGTGAACGCCGACGATCTCAACGCCTGCATCTGGGCCGTGCATCTCTGCGCGGAATTCCGGCGCCGTTTTGGACGCGACGCGGTGATCGATGTCATCGGTTACCGCCGCTTCGGGCACAACGAACAAGACGAGCCGGCGTACACGCAGCCCGAGATGTACGAGAAGATCAAAGCGCATCCGACCGCGCGCGAGCTGTTCGCAAACAAACTCATCGCGCAGGGTGTGCTCTCCGCCGAACACGTGCAGGAATTAATCGTCGATGCGACCGCGCATCTGCAAGAGACGCACCGCGCCGTCAAGAGCGGAAAACATGACGTCGCGGGCATGCTGGCGCGGATCAGCGCCGCGCCGGCGATCGAAGCCGTGCCGCTCGCGCCGGCAAGCAAGCCGCAACTCTTGGCATGGAGCGCGGACCTCACGCGCGTGCCGGCAGGTTTCACGGTCAACAAGAAACTGCTCGCGCAATTCGAGCGGCGCCAAGCGACGGTCGAACAAAAAGGCTTAGTCGATTGGGGTTTGGCGGAAGCGCTGGCGTTCGCGTCGTTGCTGACGCAAGGCGCGCCGGTCCGGCTTACCGGTCAAGATACGGAGCGCGGCACGTTCAGCCACCGCCACGCGGTGCTGCACGATCCGGGAGCAAACCGCGAGTTCGTTCCGCTCCAGCATTTGAACGGATCGAAAGCGTCGTTCGAAATTCACGACAGCCCGCTCTCGGAATATGCGTGCCTCGGTTTCGAGTACGGGTACAGTGCGACGGTTCCGAAGGCGCTCGTTTTATGGGAGGCGCAGTTCGGCGACTTCGACAACGGCGCGCAGATCGTTATCGATCAGTTCATCGTCGCCGGTCAAGCGAAGTGGGGACAGACCGCGCGGCTCACACTGCTGCTGCCGCACGGCTACGAAGGCATGGGCCCCGAACACTCGAGCGCGCGCCTCGAACGGTTCTTGCAACTCACGGCCGAGGGGAACTTGCGCGTCGCCAATCCGTCGACGGCTGCAAACTACTATCACTTGCTTCGTCAGCAAGCCACCATGCCGCAGCCGGTTCCGCTGGTCGTCATGACGCCGAAATCGCTGTTGCGCCACGAGGCCGCTGCGGGAAGCCTCGACGAAATGGCAAGCGGCGCGTTCCGGCCGGTGCTCGACGATCCGCGAATTGAGGACAAGGGCAAGATCGAACGTCTCTTATTGTGCAGCGGAAAGATCTACTACGACATCACGCTGAACGACGCCGCGAAGAGCCTAAAGAAAACCGCCATCGTGCGCGTCGAACTGCTCTCGCCGCTGCCGTACACCGAGATCAACGACGTCATCGCGACGTATCCGAACCTCAAAAAGCTTATTTGGGTGCAAGAAGAGCCGAAGAACATGGGCGCGCGGGCGTACGTACGCCGCCGCCTGATCGAACGGCGCACGGACAAGCTCGAGATCGACTACATCGGCCGTCCGTACCGCGCAAGCCCGTCCGAAGGCTATCCGGGAGCGCACGCGGCCGAGCAAGAGCGCATCGTCAAAGAAGCGCTGACTGAGTGA